GTATTCGCTCAGAAAGAGATCGGCAGCGGCGCGCACAGCCAGGCCGCTGGCCACTTCGCCAGCGGCGTGGCCGCCCATGCCATCGGCAACGATATAGACGCCCCAGATCTCGGGCCGGTTATTATTGATGATGGTAAGTTGAAGGGTAAAGAGGCTATCTTCGTTGTGCTCGCGGACGATGCCCGTATCAGTATGGGCGCCGACCACCTGGCGCAGAGGCAGGGGATGCGTGCGCTCGGCCAGAAGTTGCTCGAGCACGGCGGCGAGACTGGCGGCGTCGGCATAGGCGCCGGTGCGCGCCTGGCGCAGGACGACCACCAGGGGCATCTCGCACTCAGCGGCCTCGGCCTCTTCCTCGCTGAGCCGCAGGGTGGTGCGCGGCGTAGCGGTGAGGCGCTCGAGCACATCGGCCAGGGCGAGGAGATCAGCCTGAACGGCGGCAGCGTCATCAGCGGCGATGGAACGGAGGTGCGGCGCATTGCGCAGGCGAGCGCCTCCGCCGGGCAGCAGCTCGAGATCGGTGGAGGCCACCGGCCCCAGGGCCAGCCCGCGGGCGTGGAGGCTCGCCAGCAGCCGCGCCAGCCCCAGGCCAACGGCCAGGGCCGCAGTTTCATCGAGCGGCGTCTCCAGGGTGGCGCGACCACTGTCGTTGAGGATGGTAAGCACCCGACCGTCTTCCTCAACCTGGTCCCAGATCTCGGGCAGAAGGGCGCGGGCCTGCTCATCGTCCACGGCTGGCACAAGCGCCGGGCCGACGGGCGCATCGGCGGAGGTAAGAAACGCCGGATACGAGCGGCGCTCGAGGGCGGCGCCACAATCAATGCAAAACGCCTCCTCCGGCTCGTTCGCAGTGGCGCCGCAGGCCCAGCAGCGACGCCAGGGAGCGGTGTCAACCACGACCAGGGGACCATCAGCGGCTGCGGGGGGTAATTCGTAACGCCCGGCGAACAGGCTGGGAGCCGTCTGATCCATAGGTTCCTCCTCGGCGCCAGGATGGGAGTGAGCGTCATGGCGCGCCTGATCGCCCGCGGGATCGGCGGAAAGATCGCCACTGGCAAGTCTGGCAGCGAGCCATTCTTCATCGGCCACGCTGGTCTGGTAACGAGCAAGCGGCGCGGCGCAGTTGCGGCAGAAACGGGCGCCGACGGCATTATTGCTGCCGCACAGGGCACAGATGGGCATGGGCGTTTCCTTCTGCGCGTTCTCGGCGAGAGCCACAGAGAGCCAGCGGCCCTCGCGAGAAGTGCAATCCTTCGAGTTGCTGGGCCGAAGGATCGGCGAAGCGGGTGCTTCGACCTTGCTGCGTCGCCGGGTTGCGTGCTACGATGCATGCTTGACACGCGCGATGACTACGGAGATATTATCCTGACCGCCGCGCTGATTTGCCAGGGTGATCAGGCGTTCGCAGGCCTGATCCTCGCCCGGCGTCTCCAGGACGATCTGCGCCAGTTCGCCATCCGCAACATAGTTGACCAGCCCATCGGAGCAGAGCACCAGCACATCGCCAGCGGCGAGGGCCTGGCTGAGGGCATCCACCTCGGTGACAGGATCGGCGCCGAGGGAGCGATACAGCATATGGCGCCGGGGATGCACGCGGGCCTCTTCGGGAGTCAACTGGCCAATATCAACGAGGCGAGCCACGAGAGTATGGTCAATGGTCAACTGGGTCCAGGTGCTCCCCTCGCCGGTCACACCGGCGGGATTGAGCAGATAGGCGCGGCTATCGCCAACGTGGGCCAGGTGGGCGCGGGTCTCGGTAACGACGGCGACGGTAAGGGTCGTTCCCATGCCGCGTCTGCCGGCGTCAGTCTGGGCATGGGCATACACCTGGCGATTAGCTTCCTGCACCGCGCCGCGGAGCAGCGCGTGCCAGGCCTGGTCATCCTCAGGGATGCCGGCATTGAGCGCGTCGGTAAGGGCCTGTTTCAGAATGCTCACGGCGAGGCTGGAGGCCACATCACCGGCCTGTTGGCCGCCCATGCCATCGGCGACGACGAGCAATGTGCCGATGCGGCGGGCGCCAGCGGTAAACTCGCCGGCATAGACCGTATCCTCATTGACGGGGCGGGCGGTCCCCCGATCAGTCCGAGCGGCAATGGCGAGGCGCCGCGGGGGCAAAGGGCGCGGCTCGGCGCGCCGGTCGGGAAGGAGCGGGGCCCCGCAGGCCATACAGTAGCGAGCCGTCTGGCGATTGCCGCGACCGCAGAGAGAGCAGGGGCGTGGCGCGCGCCGCCGGGGGGGCAGGCGGCCGGTGATGCGGATGGTTTCGTGGCCCTGGGCAATCTGGGCGGCCAGGTTGTCAAGGATCTGCGAGAGATCCTTAATTGCCGCCGCCGCCTGCTCACGGGCGACGCCGTCGGCCCGTTCGAGACGCTGGCGCCAGTAGAACACTCCGGACTCGACAACGGCGAGCAACTCGCGCAGGCTCAGGGCGCCAGCGCTGAGGTGGACGCGCTGGCCGCCGGTGAGCGCAATCTCGTCCGTATCAGTGTCCAGAGCAGATGCCGATGCGCCGCAATGAACGCAGAAGCGCGCGCCCGGCGCGAATGGCGCGCCACACTTCGGGCATACCGGCGAACCCAGGAGGGTCACTCGTCTGGCTCCATTGATGGCGGGTGCATACAGGAACACTACGCACCGGGGCCGGGTGCCGCGCTGCTGGCAGGGCCGCCGGAGCGTCGCTGGTATGACGATGCCCGGCAGCTCAGGGATGCAGAGCAGCTTCCACCCGCCTGGCACGGACTGTCTCGAATTATAGCATAGCGCCGCGATGGTGGGACGCCGCCGCTCTTTGCCTATAAATCCTAGACATGCTCCTTTTCCCCTGTGCAACAATCCCTCGCACAACCATACGGATGCCTTAGACATGCCAGAAAGCCATTATTATCGAGGCTGTGCATTGCCTTGACAGTGATGATCTTCGTGGCGTATAATAAAATAAGGTGTGTGTGCAACAAACCTGGAAAAGAGGGAACTGGTTGTGTCTGGCTCCGACTTCACCCAGAAGGCGGTGATGTATGTCGCTCGGACAAAAGATCGGTCGGCTCCGCCAGGAGCGCGGCCTGACGCTCCAGGAGGTCTCGGAGGGATCCGGGCTGACGCCTTCGTTTCTCAGTCGCCTGGAGCGCGACAAAGTTAATATCTCGGTAGCGAATCTGCGCAAGCTGGCGCAGTTTTTCAGTGTGCAAATGACACACTTTTTTGAGGGCGAGGATGACCAGCAGGTAGGCCAGGTAGTGCGCGTAGCCGACCGGGTGCGCCTGAGCCTTGATGATACCCCGGTGCAGATGTTTTCGCTCCTGCCGCCGAACAGCGATATGGAAGCGCGGTTGATCGAGGCCCGCCCCGGCAGCGGACAGCAGGGCTTTTCCAACCGCGGCAGCCAGATGGTGCTGGTGCTTGAGGGACGCCTGCGGTATACGCTTGGCGATGAAGAGTACGAACTCGCCGCGGGCGATACGCTGTTCTACCGGGACGATGTGGCCTATAGCTGGACGAACGCAGGCGAGGAACGGGCGGTCGTATTGACCGTAGCCGTCCTGAACAGCCGGGATGAGCGCTAGGGCGATCGTAGCCCGGCGCTAAGGAGGCGGATGCCTTCCTCTACTGGAGGAGGGTCGGGGTGGGCGCGAAGCACTGCATGATGTACCATGCCCCCGGAACGGGTCTGGCCTGGGTTAATCTTCTCGCCCACCCGGAGGAAGCATGACCACATTGTTGGGTGGACTGCCCTTTCGCCGCATTGCGCGCTGGGGGCTGGTAGCTCTGGCCCTGTATGGCAGCGGATGGCTGCTCTGGAGGGCGCGCTCGGCGCTGTTGCCCTTTGTCATCGGCGCGATACTCGCCTACCTCTTCCTTCCGCTGGTCAATCGTTTCGACCGGCGCATGCCCCGTTGGGCGGCGATTTTGCTTGTTTACGTGCTGGTGCTGGTCGTTGTCGTCGCGTTTTTCGCCTACCTGGCCCCCCCACTGGTTGAACAGATCAGCCAGTTGCTCCGCGCCTTGCCGGATCTGCCCACCCTGGAGCGCTGGGCTAACCGGCTCCTTGAGGAGTATCAGCAACTCCTCGCCAACCTGCCCCCCAATGTGCAGGCGGAGATCCAGCAGACGGTGGCGGAAGTTCTCACGTCGGCGCTGAACACGATCCGTACCAATCTGCTGTCGTACATCCAGGGGATCGGCACATTTCTGGTCAATAGTCTGCTCTCTGTGGCCAGCACGGTGGCCTTTCTGCTCGGATTCTTCCTTGTGCCCTTCTGGCTGTTCTATGTCTTGATGGATCAGCAGGCCGGGCGTGAGACGCTCAACCGGCTGCTCCCGGCGGGGTTGCGGGCCGATTTCTGGTCGGTGATCACCATCATTGACGCTGACTTCAGCGGGTATCTGCGCGGACAATTGCTCCTGGGATTGGCGGTGGGAATGGCGTCGGGCATCGGACTGACGGTGCTGAACCTGTTTGGATTCCAGATTCCCTATGTCTTGTTACTGGCGGTGATCGCCGGGGTGACCGAGTTGATACCTATTATCGGTCCGATCATCGGCGCAGTGCCAGCGGTATTGCTCGGGTTCCTCGACTCGCCGACCACAGGGCTTGCAGTGTTACTGCTCTACGTCGGCATCCAGCAACTGGAGAACAACTTCCTGGTGCCGCGGATCGTCGGCGATAGCGTCGGGCTGCACCCGGCCATCCTGATGGTGTTGCTGGTGGTCTGTTCGCAGGTGTTCGGCGTTCTCGGCGCTATTCTTTCAGCGCCGATGGGGGCCGTGGCGCGCGATGTCTTTCAGTATCTGTACGGGCGGCTGAGCGAGCCGCCACGACCGCCCGGCGAGATGCCGGCGCGGCTGCGCGCCGCGGGGGTGGCGCCGCCGCCCGAAGCGCTGGGCCCCTCCGCGCCCGGCGCACCGGCGGAAGAGGAACAGGTGGCAGTGGAAATGCAGGAGTAATCTGGATTTTGGATTCCGGGGTGGTACGGCTCAGTGCTCTGGTATCTGCGAACGCGCTGGCTTCTCCTGCCGCTACTGGCCGGAAGCGGCGCGGCGGGCCTCCCACTCGGCGCGGGTCAACTCCATCTCGTAGAACTCCACCAGATTCTCGAAGCGCGAACGCCGGAAATGGGGCAGCATGGCGCTGTAGCGGGGGTCGTCAAGCAGGCGCAGGGAGGGATCGCTTCCCGCGTTGCGCCACTCGCTTTCGAGATACCGAAAGCCCAGCCGCTCGTAACACCGCACCGCGCGTCGGTTGACCGCCGCCACGTCCAGGCGCAGGCGCTGAAAGCCGAGCGTGCCAAAGTAGTGCTCGAGAAAGACTTGCAAGGCCTCGGTGCCCAGGCCCTGCCCGACGTAGGGTTGCGCCAGCGAGATGCCAAGCCTGGCGCTGCGGCGCTGCTCGTCAACCTCGCGCAACGAGATGCGGCCAATCAGGCGGCGCTGGGCGTCATCAATCGCCCAGGCGTAGCGCTGGCTGGACCAGGCGCGGCCGTTGACCTCGTCGGCGCCTGACGCGCGCGGAATGTTCCAGAGCGAGTTGAAGGGTTCGGTATAGCGCGGCCACAACTCTTGCATAAGGGTGTCGCTGCGCAACCATGGCCGTAGCGCCACGCGCGGGCCATAGAGCACATGTGTTCCGTCCTGCTGGTGCATGGTTTCCCTCATGCGTACGCTACTTGCCGGGCCGGCAGTCACGACCGATATTTCGTCGCTCGGCAGCACTCATTCTTTCCGACGCAGATAGTTCAGGGACATCCAGCCCTCCAACTCCTGACCTTCCACCGTCACACGAACGCGCAGCCACGGAATGTTCCCCGACACACGCGGCCCATCCAGTTTACGCACGAGCGTGCCATTGGGGATGACGGCGATAACGTTCGCGGGATCGGTTGCGTCCGGCTCGCGGCGCAAATTCAACCCTTCGGCAATATTGACGATATATATCTCATCGGCCCCGAAAAGCGTATCAAGCCAGGAAGGGGGACCGCTGGCGCTCCCCGTGGGCGGAGGCGGCAGCCAGGGCACGCCGGGCATGGTAACGCCTTTCAGGGCGTCGCTCAGGGCGTTGACGGCGAAGAAACTGGCCGCAGCCACGAGCAGAACCAGGCCCGCCAGGACAGCCCAGCCGAGCAGCCCGCGGAGGATGTTGTTTCGGCGCACCGTCGCCGGGTCCACCGGCTGCGGGCGGGCGGGAGCGGGCAGCGGGGGCGCGGCGGCAGGAGGGGAGGGCGCAATAACGGCCCCGGCGCGTCGGGCCGCTGGTGCGAGCGGTTGCGTGGGCGCCCCCAGGTCGCGCCAGAGGGCGTCGAGCGCCCCGCCAAAGGTCGCGGCGTCGGGAAAGCGCTGCTCAGGGGCGCGGGCCGTGGCGCGAGCCACAAGCCGTTCGATGGCGGGCAGATACAGCCCGGGCCGGGCCACGTGCAATGCTGGAACCCGCGCGTTCAGGTGAGCGAGGGCGATGGCGCGGGCATCGTCGCCGGTAATCGGCCGTATTCCCGTGAGCAGTTCGTAGCACAGCAGCCCCAGGGCATACACTGGAGTCGCCAGGGTGGCTTCCTGCCCCTGGCTCAACTCCGGCGCGCGATAGTGGGCAATATCGGCCTGCGCCTCGTCGGGGGGCAGCAACCAGCTATCCACCAGTTTGACGCGCCCCTCGTCAACCAGGAGCAGGTTGCTGCTGCTGATCGGCGGGTGGTACAATCCGAGCGGCGCGTCGGCGTCGCGCCGCGACTGGCAGAGCGCGATGGCGCTGGTGACCTGACGCAGATAGTGCAGCGCCCGTTCCGGTGTCAGCAGGCCGAGACCGCGCAGCGGGCGACCGGAGACAAACTCGGTGACCATGAAGGGTCGCCCGCTCGCCTCACCACTGTCATACACGTCCAGCAGAGCCGGGTGTGAGCGGCGGGCCATCTGGCCGATCTGGGCGATGAAGCGTACGTGGGGCTGCGTCTGGCCGACGAGATCCTTGCGCAGGATATGGATCAGCACGCGGCGTTGCAGGCGCTCATCCATCGCCGCGTAAACCGAAGCGAGGCGCGTGTCGCCGCGATGCTCGGAGACGCGGTAGCGCCCGAAGAGCAGGGGAGCGGAGGACGGAGTGGCGGCGGCTTCGGGCATCTCAACCGTTCACCTTCCAGACAATTGCGCATTGACGGAAGCCGCGCTGCATACGAAGATTATAGCATGCCGGTTAACCGCAAGCGAAAATCTAGAGTCTACAGTGCGCAATGGAATTACGCACTCGCGCTGCACTGGGAATTGCCCTCGTGCTCTGGGGCGTGTACCTGCTCACGGCGAGCGGCCATTTTTACGCGATTGACGAAGTGCAGATGTACGCGCTTACCGAGGCGCTCGGTACGCGAGGCGCCTTCGTGCTCTACGAGCCCGGCCCTGGCCAGACGCCGGTCTACAGCAAATATGGCCCGGGACAGTCTATCGCGGCGTTGCCGCTCTACTGGCTCGGGACGCTGGCCAGCCAGGGGGTCCCGCCAGAAGGACGGGCGTGGCTTCGCAGCGCGATCACCTTCTGGTTCAATCCGCTAGTTACGGCCCTGACCGCCGCGCTGCTCTACCACGCCGGGCGGCGGATCGCCGGGCACGGGCCGGCGCTCGCGGCGGCGCTGATCTTCGGCCTCGGTACAATGGCCTGGCCGTATACGCAGACCTTTTTTGCCGAACCGCTCCAGGCCCTGCTCTGGCTGGGAGCGGTGGCGGCGATCTGGCGACCCGGTGGCTCGCCCGCGTTGGCGCGGGCCTATGTGGTGTCAGGATTGCTGGCCGGCCTCGCGCCGGCAGTGAAGATCCAGGCGGGCATCGGCCTGCCCATCATCGGGTTCTTCGCGCTCCGGTCGGCGTACCGCGCCCGTCGCTTCTGGCCGTTTATGCTGGCCTGGGGCTTCGGGGCGGCGCTGCCGCTGGCGGCTCTGGCTCTCTACCACGCCGCCTTGTTCGGCAGCCCGTTCCAGACGGGCTATGGTGACGAGGGCCGATCTGGATTTATTACCCCTTTCTGGGAAGGTTTTAGCGGGCAATTGTGGGGACTGCATCGTGGCCTGATCTGGAGCAACCCGCTGATGCTGCTCGCCCTGCCTGGTCTGGCAGCCCTCTGGCGGCGCGACCGATGGATCGCCCTTGTGTGCGCGGCGCTGTCAGGCGCCCAGGTCGTCTTCCATGCCTCCTGGCACGCCTGGGACGGCGGCGGGGCCTGGGGGCCGCGCTTCCTCACGCCGATCCTGCCGCTGCTTTGCCTGCCCCTTGCCGCTCTCTGGAGCGCGCCTCGATCCCGCGTGCGCTGGCTCTACCTTCCGACTTCGATCCTGGCAGTCTGTACCCTGGCGGTTCAGACCGGCGCTCTGGGGGTGAACATGAACCAGTGGTTTGGGGCGCGGCTGCCGCCCGCGCAGGTGTTCGCCCATCTCGGCGCAACCGGCGAGGGACTTGTGCGCCTCTACGAGCGCCACCTGGCCCCCGGACGGGTGGTGCTGCTGCGGGGCTTCGCGCCCAGCGAAGGCGCGGGCGAGGCGCAGTTCCCTCGCTGGACGACCGGCAACGCCCTGATCCGCGTGCGACCATCGGGAATGCCTGTGACGCTTACCGTGGCGGCCTCCACATGTCAGGTCGCCACCGGGCCGCCGCCATTGACGCTGGCCATTGGTGACGTGAGCGTATCCGACTGGCCCTGCCCGGGGCGGATCTACCGTATACCTCTGCCGCCGGTGACGACGGAGGCGCGCCTTGTCTCACCGACCTGGCGACCCACCAGCGTGGGCATCCCCCGCGATGAGGAGCTGGGGGTGTATGTCAGTTGGATCGAGGCACGGGCAGGCAAGGAACGGCTCCCCCTGGTCGCCGACCGGCTGCCGCTTGATCCGGTGTCGCTCCATCCGGGCGCGTTGCGCTGGCGCCTGAGCGACTGGCGCATCCCGGTCTGGGATTTCTGGTGGAGCTACC
Above is a window of Chloroflexaceae bacterium DNA encoding:
- a CDS encoding Stp1/IreP family PP2C-type Ser/Thr phosphatase, which encodes MTLLGSPVCPKCGAPFAPGARFCVHCGASASALDTDTDEIALTGGQRVHLSAGALSLRELLAVVESGVFYWRQRLERADGVAREQAAAAIKDLSQILDNLAAQIAQGHETIRITGRLPPRRRAPRPCSLCGRGNRQTARYCMACGAPLLPDRRAEPRPLPPRRLAIAARTDRGTARPVNEDTVYAGEFTAGARRIGTLLVVADGMGGQQAGDVASSLAVSILKQALTDALNAGIPEDDQAWHALLRGAVQEANRQVYAHAQTDAGRRGMGTTLTVAVVTETRAHLAHVGDSRAYLLNPAGVTGEGSTWTQLTIDHTLVARLVDIGQLTPEEARVHPRRHMLYRSLGADPVTEVDALSQALAAGDVLVLCSDGLVNYVADGELAQIVLETPGEDQACERLITLANQRGGQDNISVVIARVKHAS
- a CDS encoding serine/threonine protein kinase, which gives rise to MPEAAATPSSAPLLFGRYRVSEHRGDTRLASVYAAMDERLQRRVLIHILRKDLVGQTQPHVRFIAQIGQMARRSHPALLDVYDSGEASGRPFMVTEFVSGRPLRGLGLLTPERALHYLRQVTSAIALCQSRRDADAPLGLYHPPISSSNLLLVDEGRVKLVDSWLLPPDEAQADIAHYRAPELSQGQEATLATPVYALGLLCYELLTGIRPITGDDARAIALAHLNARVPALHVARPGLYLPAIERLVARATARAPEQRFPDAATFGGALDALWRDLGAPTQPLAPAARRAGAVIAPSPPAAAPPLPAPARPQPVDPATVRRNNILRGLLGWAVLAGLVLLVAAASFFAVNALSDALKGVTMPGVPWLPPPPTGSASGPPSWLDTLFGADEIYIVNIAEGLNLRREPDATDPANVIAVIPNGTLVRKLDGPRVSGNIPWLRVRVTVEGQELEGWMSLNYLRRKE
- a CDS encoding AI-2E family transporter, which translates into the protein MTTLLGGLPFRRIARWGLVALALYGSGWLLWRARSALLPFVIGAILAYLFLPLVNRFDRRMPRWAAILLVYVLVLVVVVAFFAYLAPPLVEQISQLLRALPDLPTLERWANRLLEEYQQLLANLPPNVQAEIQQTVAEVLTSALNTIRTNLLSYIQGIGTFLVNSLLSVASTVAFLLGFFLVPFWLFYVLMDQQAGRETLNRLLPAGLRADFWSVITIIDADFSGYLRGQLLLGLAVGMASGIGLTVLNLFGFQIPYVLLLAVIAGVTELIPIIGPIIGAVPAVLLGFLDSPTTGLAVLLLYVGIQQLENNFLVPRIVGDSVGLHPAILMVLLVVCSQVFGVLGAILSAPMGAVARDVFQYLYGRLSEPPRPPGEMPARLRAAGVAPPPEALGPSAPGAPAEEEQVAVEMQE
- a CDS encoding Stp1/IreP family PP2C-type Ser/Thr phosphatase, yielding MPICALCGSNNAVGARFCRNCAAPLARYQTSVADEEWLAARLASGDLSADPAGDQARHDAHSHPGAEEEPMDQTAPSLFAGRYELPPAAADGPLVVVDTAPWRRCWACGATANEPEEAFCIDCGAALERRSYPAFLTSADAPVGPALVPAVDDEQARALLPEIWDQVEEDGRVLTILNDSGRATLETPLDETAALAVGLGLARLLASLHARGLALGPVASTDLELLPGGGARLRNAPHLRSIAADDAAAVQADLLALADVLERLTATPRTTLRLSEEEAEAAECEMPLVVVLRQARTGAYADAASLAAVLEQLLAERTHPLPLRQVVGAHTDTGIVREHNEDSLFTLQLTIINNNRPEIWGVYIVADGMGGHAAGEVASGLAVRAAADLFLSEYLARAVQPDVTFSEEEAIAFVRRAVQRANEAVVAESRAQANDMGTTFTMALVAGDRAIIGNVGDSRTYLFRNGRLRRISKDHSLVQRLVDLGQITEDDIYTHPQRNAVLRSLGDRSEIEIDVFTERLRPGDALLLCSDGQWEMTRDPEMERFLAREDPPQAICEALVAAANQAGGEDNIAVILVRLE
- a CDS encoding GNAT family N-acetyltransferase, giving the protein MHQQDGTHVLYGPRVALRPWLRSDTLMQELWPRYTEPFNSLWNIPRASGADEVNGRAWSSQRYAWAIDDAQRRLIGRISLREVDEQRRSARLGISLAQPYVGQGLGTEALQVFLEHYFGTLGFQRLRLDVAAVNRRAVRCYERLGFRYLESEWRNAGSDPSLRLLDDPRYSAMLPHFRRSRFENLVEFYEMELTRAEWEARRAASGQ
- a CDS encoding helix-turn-helix domain-containing protein, with the translated sequence MSLGQKIGRLRQERGLTLQEVSEGSGLTPSFLSRLERDKVNISVANLRKLAQFFSVQMTHFFEGEDDQQVGQVVRVADRVRLSLDDTPVQMFSLLPPNSDMEARLIEARPGSGQQGFSNRGSQMVLVLEGRLRYTLGDEEYELAAGDTLFYRDDVAYSWTNAGEERAVVLTVAVLNSRDER